One Streptomyces drozdowiczii DNA segment encodes these proteins:
- the folK gene encoding 2-amino-4-hydroxy-6-hydroxymethyldihydropteridine diphosphokinase codes for MTAFSTEGQSDPTVQPVPASVVEQVDAADITLSNPKLAVLSLGANLGNRLETLQGAIDALEDTPGLRVKAVSPVYETEPWGVDPGSQPSYFNAVIVVKTTLPPSSLLERGQAIEEAFERVREERWGPRTIDVDIVSYADVVSDDPVLTLPHPRARERAFVLAPWHDVDPEAQLPGAGPVADLLTGVGRDGVLPRADLELRLPE; via the coding sequence ATGACTGCATTTTCCACCGAAGGGCAGAGCGACCCGACCGTACAGCCGGTGCCCGCCTCCGTGGTCGAGCAGGTGGACGCGGCGGACATCACCCTCTCCAACCCCAAACTGGCCGTGCTCTCGCTCGGCGCCAACCTGGGCAACCGCCTGGAGACGCTCCAGGGCGCCATCGACGCCCTGGAGGACACGCCCGGCCTCCGGGTCAAGGCGGTCTCGCCGGTCTACGAGACGGAGCCCTGGGGCGTCGACCCGGGCTCCCAGCCCTCGTACTTCAACGCGGTGATCGTCGTGAAGACGACGCTGCCCCCGTCCTCGCTCCTGGAGCGCGGCCAGGCCATCGAGGAAGCCTTCGAACGGGTCCGCGAGGAGCGCTGGGGGCCGCGCACCATCGACGTCGACATCGTCTCGTACGCGGATGTCGTCTCGGACGACCCCGTGCTCACCCTCCCCCACCCCCGGGCCCGTGAGCGCGCCTTCGTCCTCGCCCCCTGGCACGACGTGGATCCCGAGGCCCAGCTGCCCGGCGCGGGCCCGGTCGCCGATCTGCTGACCGGTGTCGGGCGCGACGGCGTGCTCCCCCGGGCCGACCTGGAACTCCGGCTGCCCGAGTAG
- the folB gene encoding dihydroneopterin aldolase, which yields MDRVALRGLKARGHHGVFPREREEGQTFIVDLVLGLDTRPAAATDDLTKTVHYGVVAEEVVAVVQGEPVDLIETLAERIAQQCLKHDGVEEVEVVVHKPDAPITVPFDDVTITITRSRA from the coding sequence GTGGATCGTGTCGCGCTGCGCGGCCTCAAGGCCCGCGGGCACCATGGCGTCTTCCCCCGGGAACGGGAAGAGGGACAGACGTTCATCGTGGACCTGGTGCTCGGCCTCGACACCCGCCCCGCGGCAGCCACCGACGACCTGACGAAGACCGTGCACTACGGCGTGGTCGCGGAGGAGGTCGTCGCCGTGGTCCAGGGCGAGCCGGTCGACCTGATCGAGACGCTCGCCGAGCGCATCGCCCAGCAGTGCCTCAAGCACGACGGCGTCGAGGAGGTGGAGGTCGTGGTGCACAAGCCGGACGCGCCCATCACCGTCCCGTTCGACGACGTCACCATCACCATCACCCGGAGCCGAGCATGA
- a CDS encoding nuclear transport factor 2 family protein, whose amino-acid sequence MTGRGDEATGPGDEVTGAGDEHADAAADIAAVEQANTAYYEAVERGDLDALTAAWLPDEELTVSCVHPGWPVLSGRREVLRSYALIMANTEYIQFFLTDVGVSMTADTALVTCTENILSGGPAEEGASLGPLVGQLVVATNVFRRTPDGWKLWSHHGSPVLAETGEEEDEDPTS is encoded by the coding sequence GTGACCGGGCGGGGCGACGAGGCGACCGGGCCGGGCGACGAGGTGACCGGCGCGGGCGACGAGCACGCCGACGCCGCCGCCGACATCGCGGCCGTCGAGCAGGCCAACACCGCGTACTACGAGGCGGTGGAGCGCGGCGACCTGGACGCGCTGACGGCCGCCTGGCTGCCGGACGAGGAGCTGACGGTCTCCTGCGTCCACCCCGGCTGGCCGGTGCTCAGCGGGCGGCGCGAGGTGCTGCGCAGCTACGCGCTGATCATGGCGAACACCGAGTACATCCAGTTCTTCCTGACCGACGTCGGCGTCTCCATGACCGCCGACACCGCGCTGGTGACCTGCACCGAGAACATCCTCAGCGGCGGCCCCGCCGAGGAGGGCGCCTCGCTCGGCCCGCTCGTCGGGCAGCTCGTCGTCGCCACGAATGTGTTCCGCCGCACTCCGGACGGCTGGAAGCTCTGGTCGCACCACGGTTCGCCCGTACTGGCCGAAACCGGTGAGGAAGAGGACGAAGACCCCACGTCCTGA
- the folP gene encoding dihydropteroate synthase: MGVVNVTPDSFSDGGRWFDTTRAVKHGLDLVAEGADLVDVGGESTRPGASRVDESEELRRVIPVVRGLVSEGVTVSVDTMRARVAEQAVAAGAVLVNDVSGGQADPDMVPVVAAAGAPFVVMHWRGFSESMNSRAVYGDVIGEVTDELRARMDAVVAGGIAPERLVIDPGLGFAKDAPHDLALLAGLDALHALGRPLLVAASRKRFLGHVLAREGAAPPPARERDAATAAVSALAARAGAWAVRVHEVRATADAVRVARAIEGAA, from the coding sequence ATGGGTGTCGTCAACGTGACCCCCGACTCCTTCTCCGACGGGGGCCGCTGGTTCGACACCACGAGGGCCGTCAAGCACGGCCTCGACCTGGTCGCCGAGGGCGCCGACCTCGTGGACGTCGGCGGCGAGTCCACCCGCCCCGGCGCCAGCCGGGTGGACGAGTCCGAGGAGCTGCGCCGGGTGATCCCGGTCGTCCGGGGCCTGGTCTCCGAGGGCGTGACGGTCTCCGTCGACACCATGCGCGCCCGCGTCGCCGAGCAGGCGGTCGCCGCCGGCGCGGTCCTCGTCAACGACGTCAGCGGCGGCCAGGCGGACCCGGACATGGTCCCCGTGGTCGCCGCCGCCGGCGCCCCGTTCGTCGTCATGCACTGGCGCGGCTTCAGCGAGTCGATGAACAGCCGGGCGGTCTACGGGGACGTGATCGGCGAGGTCACCGACGAGCTGCGCGCCCGGATGGACGCGGTGGTGGCCGGCGGCATCGCCCCGGAACGCCTCGTGATCGACCCCGGGCTCGGCTTCGCCAAGGACGCCCCGCACGACCTGGCGCTGCTGGCCGGGCTCGACGCCCTGCACGCCCTCGGCCGCCCCCTGCTGGTCGCCGCGTCCCGCAAGCGGTTCCTGGGCCATGTGCTGGCCCGCGAGGGCGCCGCCCCGCCGCCCGCCCGCGAGCGCGACGCCGCCACCGCCGCCGTCTCCGCCCTCGCCGCCCGGGCCGGCGCCTGGGCGGTCCGCGTCCACGAGGTAAGGGCCACCGCCGACGCCGTCCGGGTGGCCCGCGCCATCGAGGGAGCCGCGTGA
- a CDS encoding phosphatidylglycerol lysyltransferase domain-containing protein, whose amino-acid sequence MSVTLDGDKSGSVPVRARTFVRGPRPEAVPALVGTACTAVGLIDVAAGVFPRFRHSRMHSLAEVLPGALGPFAAALSLSAGVLLLLLAHGLKRHKRRAWRAAVILLPAGALAQFSYRHSILGALVSLTLCYLLVRHRSEFAALPDPRSRWRALANFVLLGAGSLGLGLVIVSAHPRRMVGSPSIADRLQHVLYGLVGFEGPVDYAGDTSWTVAYSLGALGLLTAVTTIYLAFRPEHPAARLTEDDEARLRALLERHGGRDSLGHFALRRDKAVVFSPSGKAAVCYRVVSGVMLASGDPIGDVEAWPGAIERFMDEARAHSWAPAVMGCGETGGEVWTRETGLTALELGDEAVVDVADFSLAGRAMRNVRQMVKRIERGGYETRVRRVADIGEAELARIRQAAADWRGTDTERGFSMALGRIGDAADRDCFIATAHKTDEQSADSPYGDLKAVLHFVPWGSDGMSLDLMRRDRSADPGMNELLIVASLQAAPRLGISRVSLNFAMFRSALARGEKLGAGPVLRVWRGLLIFLSRWFQIESLYKFNAKFRPRWEPRFVVYRTARDLPRISFAAMQAEGFVHLALPRPLRFAPRRPCAHARSQAGEQDARTA is encoded by the coding sequence ATGTCTGTCACGCTAGATGGGGATAAATCAGGATCGGTTCCGGTTCGCGCACGTACGTTCGTGCGCGGCCCCCGGCCGGAAGCCGTGCCCGCGCTCGTCGGCACCGCGTGCACCGCCGTCGGACTGATCGACGTCGCCGCCGGGGTGTTCCCGCGCTTCCGGCACAGCCGCATGCACAGTCTGGCCGAGGTCCTTCCCGGAGCCCTCGGCCCGTTCGCGGCCGCGCTCTCGCTCAGCGCCGGGGTCCTGCTGCTGCTCCTGGCCCACGGCCTCAAACGGCACAAGCGCCGCGCCTGGCGGGCCGCCGTCATACTGCTCCCGGCCGGCGCGCTGGCCCAGTTCAGCTACCGGCACTCGATCCTCGGCGCCCTGGTCTCGCTGACGCTGTGCTATCTGCTGGTACGCCACCGGAGCGAGTTCGCGGCCCTGCCCGACCCGCGCAGCCGGTGGCGGGCGCTGGCCAACTTCGTGCTGCTCGGCGCCGGTTCGCTCGGGCTCGGCCTGGTCATCGTCAGCGCCCACCCCCGCCGCATGGTCGGCAGCCCCAGCATCGCCGACCGCCTCCAGCACGTGCTGTACGGCCTGGTCGGCTTCGAGGGGCCCGTCGACTACGCCGGGGACACCTCCTGGACCGTCGCCTACTCGCTCGGCGCCCTCGGCCTGCTGACCGCGGTCACCACCATCTACCTGGCCTTCCGCCCCGAGCACCCGGCCGCCCGGCTCACCGAGGACGACGAGGCCCGGCTGCGCGCCCTGCTGGAGCGGCACGGCGGGCGCGACTCGCTCGGCCACTTCGCGCTCCGCCGCGACAAGGCCGTCGTCTTCTCGCCCAGCGGCAAGGCCGCCGTCTGCTACCGCGTGGTCTCCGGCGTGATGCTCGCCAGCGGCGACCCGATCGGCGACGTGGAGGCGTGGCCCGGCGCCATCGAACGCTTCATGGACGAGGCCCGGGCGCACTCCTGGGCCCCCGCCGTCATGGGGTGCGGCGAGACGGGCGGCGAGGTCTGGACCCGCGAGACCGGACTCACCGCCCTGGAGCTGGGCGACGAGGCGGTGGTGGACGTCGCGGATTTCTCCCTCGCCGGGCGCGCGATGCGCAACGTACGCCAGATGGTGAAGCGCATTGAGCGGGGCGGCTACGAGACCCGCGTCCGGCGCGTCGCCGACATCGGCGAGGCCGAACTCGCCCGCATCCGCCAGGCCGCCGCCGACTGGCGCGGCACCGACACCGAACGCGGCTTCTCCATGGCGCTCGGCCGGATCGGCGACGCCGCCGACCGCGACTGCTTCATCGCCACCGCCCACAAAACGGACGAGCAGAGCGCGGACTCCCCGTACGGCGACCTCAAGGCCGTGCTCCACTTCGTCCCCTGGGGCAGCGACGGCATGTCCCTCGACCTCATGCGCCGCGACCGCTCCGCCGACCCCGGCATGAACGAGCTGCTGATCGTCGCGTCCCTCCAGGCCGCGCCCCGGCTCGGCATCAGCCGGGTCTCGCTGAACTTCGCGATGTTCCGCTCCGCGCTCGCCCGGGGCGAGAAGCTGGGCGCGGGGCCCGTCCTGCGGGTCTGGCGCGGACTGCTGATCTTCCTTTCGCGCTGGTTCCAGATCGAGTCGCTGTACAAGTTCAACGCCAAGTTCCGGCCGCGCTGGGAACCCCGCTTCGTGGTCTACCGCACCGCCCGCGACCTGCCCCGCATCTCCTTCGCCGCGATGCAGGCCGAGGGTTTCGTCCACCTCGCGCTCCCCCGCCCGCTCCGGTTCGCTCCCCGCCGCCCGTGCGCCCACGCACGGTCCCAGGCGGGCGAGCAGGACGCCCGCACGGCGTAG
- a CDS encoding alpha/beta hydrolase codes for MGLTGKPLLILAIALAVVLFTVTVWCWPRLARRSAPAVLGRVGMLLATQVAVFATVGLLANNSFLFYGSWADLFGRKQELGVVTDHASGTLAAKNIVRVGSQRPDVPGGALPRVGGRIDKVVIAGKRSGIESSAYVYLPPEYFQPAFARRKFPAVVVLTGYPGTSENLIKGLRYPRTAHERVKAGRAQPMVLVMLRPTVAPPRDTECVDIKGGPRTETFFADDVPRAVSAGYRVGKRARNWGIIGNSTGGYCALKIGLHHPGRYAASAGLSAYYKAAEDPTTGDLFHGDEAARRRADLLWTLDNRPQPDSSFLVTSSRHGEANYADTRKFVAKVKQPAQVSSIVLDSGGHNFNTWRREIPAALEWLSSRLSES; via the coding sequence ATGGGCCTTACGGGCAAGCCACTGCTGATCCTCGCGATCGCGCTGGCCGTCGTGCTGTTCACCGTCACCGTCTGGTGCTGGCCGAGGCTCGCCCGGCGCAGTGCGCCCGCCGTGCTCGGCCGGGTGGGGATGCTGCTCGCGACCCAGGTGGCGGTGTTCGCCACGGTCGGCCTGCTGGCCAACAACAGCTTCCTCTTCTACGGCTCCTGGGCCGATCTGTTCGGCCGCAAGCAGGAGCTGGGCGTGGTCACCGACCATGCCTCCGGGACGCTGGCCGCGAAGAACATCGTGCGGGTGGGCTCGCAGCGGCCGGACGTGCCGGGCGGAGCGCTGCCGAGGGTGGGCGGCCGGATCGACAAGGTCGTGATCGCGGGGAAGCGCTCGGGCATCGAGAGTTCGGCGTACGTCTATCTGCCGCCGGAGTACTTCCAGCCGGCGTTCGCCCGGCGGAAGTTCCCGGCGGTGGTGGTGCTGACCGGCTATCCGGGCACCTCGGAGAACCTGATCAAGGGGCTGCGCTATCCGCGCACGGCACACGAACGAGTGAAGGCCGGACGGGCGCAGCCGATGGTCCTGGTGATGCTGCGTCCGACCGTCGCGCCGCCCCGGGACACCGAGTGCGTGGACATAAAGGGCGGACCCAGGACGGAGACGTTCTTCGCGGACGACGTGCCCCGGGCGGTGTCGGCCGGTTACCGGGTGGGCAAGCGGGCCCGGAACTGGGGCATCATCGGCAACTCGACGGGCGGCTACTGCGCGTTGAAGATCGGGCTGCACCACCCGGGCCGGTACGCCGCGAGCGCGGGGCTCTCCGCGTATTACAAGGCGGCCGAGGACCCGACGACGGGCGACCTCTTCCACGGTGACGAGGCGGCGCGGCGCCGGGCGGACCTGCTCTGGACGCTGGACAACCGGCCGCAGCCGGACTCCTCGTTCCTGGTGACGTCCTCGCGCCACGGCGAGGCGAACTACGCGGACACGCGGAAGTTCGTGGCCAAGGTGAAGCAGCCCGCGCAGGTCTCCTCGATCGTGCTGGACAGCGGCGGGCACAACTTCAACACCTGGCGCCGGGAGATCCCGGCGGCGCTGGAGTGGCTGAGCAGCCGGCTGAGCGAGAGCTGA
- a CDS encoding betaine/proline/choline family ABC transporter ATP-binding protein (Members of the family are the ATP-binding subunit of ABC transporters for substrates such as betaine, L-proline or other amino acids, choline, carnitine, etc. The substrate specificity is best determined from the substrate-binding subunit, rather than this subunit, as it interacts with the permease subunit and not with substrate directly.), with translation MIRFEQVTKRYADGTTAVDGLSFEVAEGELVTLVGPSGCGKTTTMKMVNRLIEPTEGRIFLDGDDISAIDPVQLRRRIGYVIQQVGLFPHKTVLENTATVPHLLGWKRQKGRARAAELLDLVGLDPSVYGDRYPEQLSGGQRQRVGVARALAADPPVLLMDEPFGAVDPVVREHLQNEFLKLQEQVRKTVLFVTHDIEEAVRLGDRIAVYGQGSIEQFDTPATVLGAPANAYVADFVGADRGLKRLSVTPVEESDLDRPPVVHLDDPLSTATERLRAEGARWAVVLDGDEHLHGWIAADDTRTGAKGTVRDHARRMEAWLPLGAPLKQAFATMLQHDAGWIAVIDEAGEGRFLGVLTPARLHEALRRSVGADGRSVPRAEVEVESVAGAAGI, from the coding sequence ATGATCCGTTTCGAGCAGGTCACCAAGCGGTATGCGGACGGCACCACCGCCGTCGACGGCCTTTCCTTCGAGGTCGCCGAGGGTGAACTGGTCACGCTCGTCGGACCGTCGGGATGCGGCAAGACGACCACCATGAAGATGGTGAACCGGCTGATCGAACCGACCGAGGGCCGGATATTCCTCGACGGGGACGACATATCCGCCATCGACCCCGTCCAACTGCGCCGCCGCATCGGCTATGTGATCCAGCAAGTGGGCCTCTTCCCGCACAAGACGGTCCTGGAGAACACCGCCACCGTTCCCCATCTCCTCGGCTGGAAACGCCAAAAGGGGCGCGCCCGCGCCGCCGAACTCCTCGACCTTGTCGGACTCGACCCTTCCGTTTATGGCGACCGCTATCCGGAACAGCTCTCCGGCGGTCAGCGCCAACGCGTCGGGGTGGCCCGCGCCCTGGCCGCCGACCCGCCGGTCCTGCTGATGGACGAGCCCTTCGGCGCGGTCGACCCGGTGGTCCGCGAGCACCTTCAGAACGAATTCCTGAAGCTTCAGGAACAGGTCCGCAAAACCGTGCTGTTCGTCACGCACGACATCGAGGAAGCGGTCCGCCTCGGCGACCGCATCGCCGTCTACGGGCAGGGCTCGATCGAGCAGTTCGACACCCCCGCGACCGTGCTCGGCGCCCCCGCCAACGCCTATGTCGCCGACTTCGTGGGCGCCGACCGGGGCCTCAAGCGGCTCTCGGTCACCCCCGTCGAGGAGAGCGACCTCGACCGCCCGCCCGTCGTCCACCTGGACGACCCGCTCTCCACCGCGACCGAACGCCTCCGCGCCGAGGGCGCCCGCTGGGCCGTCGTCCTGGACGGCGACGAGCACCTGCACGGCTGGATCGCCGCCGACGACACGCGCACCGGCGCCAAGGGCACCGTCCGCGACCACGCCCGCCGCATGGAGGCGTGGCTTCCCCTCGGCGCCCCGCTCAAACAGGCATTCGCCACCATGCTCCAGCACGACGCCGGCTGGATCGCCGTCATCGACGAGGCGGGCGAGGGCCGCTTCCTGGGCGTGCTCACCCCGGCCCGGCTGCACGAGGCGCTGCGCCGCTCGGTCGGGGCGGACGGCCGCTCGGTCCCGCGCGCGGAGGTCGAGGTCGAGAGCGTGGCGGGCGCGGCGGGAATCTGA
- a CDS encoding ABC transporter permease has translation MAGQNCLVTNDWICGEYLRSRSQELTDATVQHIWITAVSVAIGVAVAFPLALLARRGRGFAGPVLGLTTVLYTVPSLAMFSLLLPFFGLSAALVVTGLVLYSLTILVRNILAGLEAVPEEAKEAAHGMGYGPLRLLWEVELPLALPALMAGIRIATVSTIALTTVGSIVGRGGLGNLIEDALPSFFKAQVLAASVLCVLLAVVADLFLLGVQRLLTPWTRIRVAAPGPAKAEAV, from the coding sequence ATGGCCGGACAGAACTGCCTGGTGACGAACGACTGGATCTGCGGGGAGTACCTCCGTTCCCGGAGCCAGGAGTTGACGGACGCCACCGTCCAGCACATCTGGATCACCGCCGTCTCGGTCGCGATCGGTGTGGCCGTCGCCTTCCCGCTGGCGCTCCTCGCACGCAGGGGCCGCGGATTCGCCGGACCGGTCCTCGGGCTGACGACGGTGCTCTACACCGTGCCCTCGCTCGCGATGTTCTCGCTGCTGCTGCCCTTCTTCGGGCTCTCCGCCGCCCTGGTGGTGACCGGGCTCGTGCTGTATTCGCTGACCATCCTCGTACGCAACATCCTGGCGGGCCTGGAAGCGGTGCCCGAGGAGGCGAAGGAGGCCGCGCACGGCATGGGCTACGGGCCGCTCCGCCTGCTGTGGGAGGTGGAGCTGCCGCTCGCGCTGCCCGCGCTGATGGCGGGGATACGGATCGCCACGGTGTCCACGATCGCGCTGACCACGGTCGGTTCCATCGTCGGCCGGGGCGGCCTGGGCAATCTCATCGAGGACGCGCTGCCGAGCTTCTTCAAGGCCCAGGTGCTGGCCGCCTCGGTGCTCTGCGTGCTGCTCGCGGTCGTGGCGGACCTGTTCCTGCTCGGGGTGCAGCGGCTGCTGACGCCCTGGACGCGCATACGTGTGGCCGCGCCCGGCCCGGCGAAGGCGGAGGCGGTCTGA
- a CDS encoding ABC transporter permease — protein sequence MGVLGDAWTWLTTGANWSGESGAAHRLSEHLYVSGVALALACAIALPLALYLGHIRKGGALAVNLANVGRAVPVFAVLALFMVSPLRNAGYIPTIIALVLFAVPPLLTNAYVGMTEVDRSVAEAARGMGMSGGQLFLRVELPLAYPLIMTGLRSAAVQVVATATIAAMVGQGGLGRIITAGFNTYDTAQVVAGALLVAVLALLVEAVLVAVDRLLSPLRRRRPA from the coding sequence ATGGGAGTTCTCGGGGACGCCTGGACCTGGCTCACCACCGGTGCCAACTGGTCCGGGGAGAGCGGGGCCGCCCACCGGCTGAGCGAGCACCTGTACGTCAGCGGTGTCGCGCTCGCCCTGGCCTGCGCCATCGCCCTGCCCCTCGCGCTGTACCTGGGCCACATCAGGAAGGGCGGCGCCCTCGCGGTCAACCTGGCGAACGTGGGGCGCGCGGTGCCCGTCTTCGCGGTGCTGGCCCTCTTCATGGTCTCGCCCCTGCGCAACGCGGGGTACATACCGACGATCATCGCCCTGGTGCTGTTCGCCGTGCCGCCGCTGCTGACCAACGCCTACGTGGGGATGACCGAGGTGGACCGCTCGGTGGCGGAGGCGGCGCGCGGGATGGGGATGTCGGGCGGCCAGCTCTTCCTGCGCGTCGAGCTGCCCCTCGCGTACCCGCTGATCATGACCGGGCTGCGGTCGGCCGCCGTCCAGGTCGTGGCCACGGCGACCATCGCGGCCATGGTCGGCCAGGGCGGCCTCGGCCGGATCATCACCGCCGGTTTCAACACGTACGACACCGCGCAGGTGGTGGCGGGGGCCCTGCTGGTCGCCGTGCTCGCCCTGCTGGTGGAAGCGGTCCTGGTGGCCGTCGACCGCCTGCTCTCCCCGCTGCGCCGCCGTCGGCCGGCCTGA
- a CDS encoding ABC transporter substrate-binding protein, whose product MSRTSRTAGAVIGILALAGSLAACGGDSLEKDKGAPSGGQDSGKKGSLVVGAAAFTESKVLAELYAQILGDAGYSTSVTTVKNRELYEPSLEKGEIDVVPEYAATIAEFLNAKVNGAKAAESKPVASGDTAATVAALKKLAEPRGLKILPAGKAVDQNAFAVTKEFADKHKLKTLSDLGAAKIGVKVAAGDECEVRPFCAPGLKKTYGIDVTGIDPKGVGTPQSKQAVKDGKDQLVLTTTTDAVLDTYDLVFLDDDKKLQNADNVLPVLNAKDAGDQEIADALGKLTGALTTEDLAQLNRKVDAERAKPADVAREYLQSKGLIKK is encoded by the coding sequence ATGAGCAGGACCTCACGCACGGCCGGCGCCGTCATCGGCATCCTCGCGCTGGCGGGCTCGCTCGCCGCGTGCGGCGGGGACAGCCTGGAGAAGGACAAGGGCGCCCCGTCCGGCGGCCAGGACTCCGGCAAGAAGGGCTCGCTGGTCGTCGGCGCCGCCGCCTTCACCGAGTCCAAGGTGCTCGCCGAGCTGTACGCGCAGATCCTCGGGGACGCCGGATACAGCACCTCGGTCACCACCGTGAAGAACCGCGAACTGTACGAACCCTCCCTGGAGAAGGGCGAGATCGACGTCGTTCCGGAATACGCGGCGACGATCGCGGAATTCCTCAACGCGAAGGTGAACGGGGCGAAGGCCGCCGAGTCGAAGCCGGTCGCCTCGGGCGACACCGCGGCCACCGTCGCCGCCCTGAAGAAGCTCGCCGAGCCGCGCGGACTGAAGATCCTCCCGGCGGGGAAGGCCGTCGACCAGAACGCGTTCGCGGTGACCAAGGAATTCGCCGACAAGCACAAGCTGAAGACACTTTCCGATCTCGGCGCCGCGAAGATCGGCGTCAAGGTCGCGGCGGGCGACGAGTGCGAGGTGCGGCCCTTCTGCGCACCCGGCCTCAAGAAGACGTACGGCATCGACGTCACCGGAATCGACCCCAAGGGCGTCGGCACCCCGCAGTCCAAGCAGGCGGTGAAGGACGGCAAGGACCAACTCGTCCTGACCACCACCACCGACGCCGTGCTCGACACCTACGACCTGGTGTTCCTGGACGACGACAAGAAGCTCCAGAACGCGGACAACGTCCTGCCCGTCCTGAACGCGAAGGACGCGGGCGACCAGGAGATAGCCGACGCGCTCGGCAAGCTCACCGGCGCACTCACCACCGAGGACCTCGCACAACTGAACCGCAAGGTCGACGCGGAGCGCGCCAAGCCGGCCGATGTGGCCCGCGAATATCTCCAGTCGAAGGGACTGATCAAGAAGTAA